One part of the Epinephelus fuscoguttatus linkage group LG12, E.fuscoguttatus.final_Chr_v1 genome encodes these proteins:
- the stag2a gene encoding cohesin subunit SA-2a isoform X5, whose amino-acid sequence MIAAQDLHTEFQFPQEAESQLSSDTDLEDPDGKNAKTGKGMQAAKKGKKALGDKAKGGGAGRAPSVGRVNGHHQENGMENMTLFEVVKMGKSATQSVVDDWIEAYKHDRDTALLDLINFFIQCSGCRGAVSGEMFRHMQNSEIIRKMTEEFDEDSGDYPLTLSGPQWKKFRISFCDFIAVLVRQCQYSIIYDEYMMDTIISLLTGLSDSQVRAFRHTSTLAAMKLMTALVNVALNLSINMDNTQRQYEAERNKVVAKRANDRLELLLQKRKELQENQDEIENMMNAIFKGVFVHRYRDSIPEIRAICIEEIGVWMKLYSDAFLNDSYLKYVGWTMHDKQGEVRLKCLTALQGLFYSRELGARLELFTSRFKDRIVSMTLDKEYDVAVQAIKLLTLVLQSSDEVLTAEDCESVYHLVYSAHRPIAVSAGEFLFKKLFSHRGPEEEGLPRRGRQSLNGSLIKTTVFFFLESELHEHGAYLVDSLWECGSELLKDWETMISLLLDEPMPGEEALTDRQETALVEIMLCAIRQACECHPPVGRGTGKRVLTAKEKKTQLDDRTRVTEMFAVALPLLLAKYCVDIDKVTNLLQIPKYFDLDIYTTGRLEKHLDALLRQIWEVQDKHTDTEVLEACSTTYHFLCNEEFTIYNRVDIARSQLLDELVDKFNRLLEDFLQEGEEPDEDDAYQVLSTLKKISAFHNAHDLSKWDLFTSNYRLLNTGLQNGDMPEQIVIHAMQCTHYIILWHLAKVSDSSSLKGDMMTLRKQMRAFCLMCQRYLNSINNAVKEQAFTILCDLLLIFSHQIMSSGREQLEPLVYMPDSSLQADLLNFILDQVFIDQDDDNNSTDGQQDEEASKIEALHKRRNLLAAYCKLIVYNVVEMNTGADIFKQYMRYYNDYGDIIKETMSKTRQIDKIQCAKTLVLSLQMLFNEMLSELGCNVDRSTSAFCGIKELARRFSLTFGLDQMKTREAIAMLHKDGIEFAFKEPSPQGQGSPPLNLAFLDILSEFSSKLIRQDKRTVHMYLERFMTIQMALQREDCWLPLISYRNSLQAGGDDDTMSVISGISSRGSSRSKKPKPATASKRKLPEEENSCSSSDAVWMNREQNVQTPVMMHSPHLTSTVLRDPKKMRPEDSYTAAYTMPAEQHPHQPVPPQQQQQQPHHHHQAAIDYNTQVTWMLTQRQQAEARQQQERVSMHYAKMRNHMQQAIRRGSGLMEDDEEPIVEDVMMSSEDRLEDINEGMDFDTMDIDLPASKNRRERTELKPDYFDPSSIMDDSVLNVPMF is encoded by the exons ATGATAGCAGCGCAGGATTTGCACACAGAGTTTCAATTTCCTCA agaggcagaatCTCAGTTGTCTTCAGATACTGACCTTGAGGATCCCGATGgcaaaaatgcaaagacaggaaAGGGCATG CAGGCTGCCAAGAAAGGGAAGAAGGCGCTTGGAGACAAGGCCAAAGGTGGGGGAGCAGGGAGGGCCCCCAGTGTTGGCAGGGTGAATGGCCACCATCAGGAGAACGGGATGGAGAATATGACCCTGTTTGAGGTGGTTAAAATGGGGAAGAGTGCCACACAG tCTGTTGTTGATGACTGGATCGAGGCATACAAACATGACAGGGACACGGCGCTCTTGGACCTAATCAACTTCTTCATTCAGTGCTCTGGCTGCAGAG GTGCTGTGAGTGGAGAGATGTTCAGACATATGCAGAACTCCGAAATCATCCGGAAAATGACAGAGGAGTTTGATGAG GACAGCGGTGACTATCCATTAACCCTGTCAGGACCACAGTGGAAGAAGTTCAGGATAAGCTTCTGTGACTTCATTGCGGTTCTTGTGCGTCAGTGTCAGTACAGCATCATCTACGACGAGTATATGATGGACACAATAATCTCACTGCTCACCGGCCTGTCCGACTCACAGGTCAGGGCGTTTAGACATACAAGCACACTAGCAG CCATGAAGTTGATGACAGCCTTGGTGAACGTTGCTCTCAACCTGAGCATCAATATGGACAACACGCAGAGACAGTACGAGGCGGAGAGGAACAAGGTCGTTGCAAAACGGGCCAATGATAGGCTTGAGCTCCTGTTACAGAAGCGTAAAGAG CTTCAAGAGAATCAAGATGAAATTGAGAACATGATGAATGCGATTTTCAAAGGAGTGTTTGTTCACAGATATCG TGATTCCATCCCAGAAATTCGAGCTATTTGTATCGAGGAGATTGGAGTGTGGATGAAGCTGTACAGTGACGCCTTCCTCAATGACAGTTACCTGAAGTATGTTGGCTGGACAATGCATGACAAG CAAGGTGAGGTGCGACTGAAGTGCCTGACTGCCCTACAAGGCTTGTTCTACAGCAGAGAGCTTGGCGCCCGACTAGAGCTCTTCACAAGTCGCTTCAAG GACCGCATTGTGTCTATGACTCTGGACAAGGAGTATGATGTTGCAGTACAAGCCATTAAACTTCTGACACTTGTCTTGCA GAGTAGTGACGAGGTTCTGACAGCAGAGGACTGTGAGAGTGTGTATCATCTGGTTTACTCAGCACATCGACCCATCGCTGTCTCAGCAGGAGAATTCCTGTTCAAGAA GCTCTTTAGCCATCGAGGTCCTGAGGAGGAGGGACTACCCCGGAGGGGCAGGCAGAGCCTCAATGGCAGCCTTATCAAGACtactgtcttcttcttcttggaaAGCGAG ctgcatgaACATGGGGCCTACTTGGTGGATAGCTTGTGGGAGTGCGGgtcagagctgctgaaggactggGAGACCATGATCAGCCTGTTGCTGGATGAGCCCATGCCCGGAGAGGAGG CCCTGACTGATCGCCAGGAGACGGCTCTGGTTGAGATCATGCTCTGTGCCATTCGGCAGGCTTGTGAATGCCACCCTCCAGTAGGCAGAGGCACAGGGAAGAGG GTCCTGACTGCaaaggagaagaaaacacagctggacGATCGGACGAGGGTCACAGAGATGTTTGCAGTTGCATTGCCTCTGTTATTGGCAAAG TACTGCGTTGATATTGACAAGGTGACCAATTTGTTACAAATACCAAAGTACTTTGATCTTGACATCTACACAACTGGCCGGTTAGAAAAG CATTTGGACGCCTTGTTGCGGCAAATCTGGGAGGTCCAGGataagcacacagacacagaggtcCTGGAGGCCTGCTCCACCACCTACCACTTTCTCTGCAACGAAGAGTTCACCATCTACAACCGCGTGGACATCGCCCGCTCCCAGCTTCTCGATGAGCTGGTAGACAAGTTCAACAGACTCCTGGAGGACTTCCTGCAAGAG GGTGAAGAACCAGATGAGGATGATGCCTACCAGGTTCTATCTACACTGAAGAAGATCAGCGCTTTCCACAA TGCACATGACCTCTCTAAGTGGGACCTCTTCACCAGCAACTACAGGCTACTCAACACAGGTCTACAGAACGGGGATATGCCTGAACAG ATTGTGATTCACGCAATGCAGTGCACACATTACATCATCCTGTGGCATCTAGCGAAGGTTTCAGACAGCAGTTCATTAAAg GGTGACATGATGACCTTGAGAAAGCAAATGAGAGCTTTCTGCCTCATGTGTCAGCGTTACCTAAACAGCATCAACAACGCAGTTAAAGAACAG GCCTTCACCATACTATGTGATCTGCTACTGATCTTCAGTCACCAAATTATGTCTTCAGGCCGGGAACAACTGGAGCCTCTGGTCTATATGCCAGACTCTTCTTTGCAGGCAGATCTGCTCAACTTCATTCTGGATCAAGTGTTCATTGATCAGGACGATGACAACAACAGCACAG ACGGACAGCAAGATGAGGAAGCCAGTAAAATTGAGGCTCTGCACAAGCGGAGAAACCTTCTAGCTGCCTATTGTAAATTAATCGTTTACAATGTTGTGGAAATGAACACCGGGGCAGATATATTTAAACAGTACATGAGG TATTACAATGACTATGGAGATATCATCAAGGAAACAATGAGCAAAACAAGACAGATCGACAAAATCCAATGTGCAAAGACACTTGTGCTGAGCCTGCAAATG TTATTCAATGAGATGTTGTCTGAACTTGGCTGTAACGTCGACCGCTCAACATCAGCCTTCTGTGGCATAAAAGAGCTCGCCCGACGCTTCTCACTGACATTTGGCTTGGATCAGATGAAGACCAGGGAGGCCATTGCCATGTTACATAA GGATGGTATTGAGTTTGCATTTAAGGAACCTAGTCCCCAAGGACAGGGGAGTCCACCTCTCAATCTAGCCTTTTTGGATATCCTGAGCGAGTTCTCCAGCAAACTGATTCGACAGGATAAGAGAACAGT TCACATGTACCTGGAGCGATTCATGACGATTCAGATGGCCCTGCAGCGAGAGGACTGCTGGCTGCCGCTCATCTCATACAGGAACTCCTTGCAGGCTGGCGGGGATGATGACACCATGTCTGTCATCAGTGGGATCAGCAGTCGAGGCTCCTCCAGGAGTAAGAAGCCCAAGCCAGCCACTGCTAGCAAAAGGAAATTGCCTGAAG AAgagaacagctgcagcagcagtgatgcagtTTGGATGAACCGTGAGCAGAACGTGCAGACGCCAGTGATGATGCATTCGCCCCACCTCACCTCTACTGTTCTGAGGGATCCAAAGAAGATGAGGCCAGAGGACAGCTACACAGCCGCATACACCATGCCAGCAGAGCAGCATCCCCATCAGCCTGTGCctccccagcagcagcagcagcagccacaccATCACCACCAGGCTGCCATTGACTACAA TACCCAGGTAACTTGGATGTTGACacagaggcaacaagcagaggCCCGTCAGCAGCAAGAGCGGGTTAGCATGCACTATGCCAAGATGAGGAACCACATGCAGCAAGCAAT TCGTCGAGGCTCAGGACTCATGGAGGACGATGAGGAGCCAATAGTGGAggatgtgatgatgtcatcagaggaCCGCTTGGAGGACATCAATGAGGGCATGGATTTTGACACAATGGACATCGATTTG CCGGCATCAAAGAATCGCAGAGAAAGAACCGAACTAAAGCCAGACTACTTTGATCCATCTTCCATCATGGATGATTCG GTTCTCAATGTTCCCATGTTCTAA
- the stag2a gene encoding cohesin subunit SA-2a isoform X3 — MIAAQDLHTEFQFPQEAESQLSSDTDLEDPDGKNAKTGKGMQAAKKGKKALGDKAKGGGAGRAPSVGRVNGHHQENGMENMTLFEVVKMGKSATQSVVDDWIEAYKHDRDTALLDLINFFIQCSGCRGAVSGEMFRHMQNSEIIRKMTEEFDEDSGDYPLTLSGPQWKKFRISFCDFIAVLVRQCQYSIIYDEYMMDTIISLLTGLSDSQVRAFRHTSTLAAMKLMTALVNVALNLSINMDNTQRQYEAERNKVVAKRANDRLELLLQKRKELQENQDEIENMMNAIFKGVFVHRYRDSIPEIRAICIEEIGVWMKLYSDAFLNDSYLKYVGWTMHDKQGEVRLKCLTALQGLFYSRELGARLELFTSRFKDRIVSMTLDKEYDVAVQAIKLLTLVLQSSDEVLTAEDCESVYHLVYSAHRPIAVSAGEFLFKKLFSHRGPEEEGLPRRGRQSLNGSLIKTTVFFFLESELHEHGAYLVDSLWECGSELLKDWETMISLLLDEPMPGEEALTDRQETALVEIMLCAIRQACECHPPVGRGTGKRVLTAKEKKTQLDDRTRVTEMFAVALPLLLAKYCVDIDKVTNLLQIPKYFDLDIYTTGRLEKHLDALLRQIWEVQDKHTDTEVLEACSTTYHFLCNEEFTIYNRVDIARSQLLDELVDKFNRLLEDFLQEGEEPDEDDAYQVLSTLKKISAFHNAHDLSKWDLFTSNYRLLNTGLQNGDMPEQIVIHAMQCTHYIILWHLAKVSDSSSLKGDMMTLRKQMRAFCLMCQRYLNSINNAVKEQAFTILCDLLLIFSHQIMSSGREQLEPLVYMPDSSLQADLLNFILDQVFIDQDDDNNSTDGQQDEEASKIEALHKRRNLLAAYCKLIVYNVVEMNTGADIFKQYMRYYNDYGDIIKETMSKTRQIDKIQCAKTLVLSLQMLFNEMLSELGCNVDRSTSAFCGIKELARRFSLTFGLDQMKTREAIAMLHKDGIEFAFKEPSPQGQGSPPLNLAFLDILSEFSSKLIRQDKRTVHMYLERFMTIQMALQREDCWLPLISYRNSLQAGGDDDTMSVISGISSRGSSRSKKPKPATASKRKLPEAEENSCSSSDAVWMNREQNVQTPVMMHSPHLTSTVLRDPKKMRPEDSYTAAYTMPAEQHPHQPVPPQQQQQQPHHHHQAAIDYNTQVTWMLTQRQQAEARQQQERVSMHYAKMRNHMQQAIRRGSGLMEDDEEPIVEDVMMSSEDRLEDINEGMDFDTMDIDLPASKNRRERTELKPDYFDPSSIMDDSVLNVPMF, encoded by the exons ATGATAGCAGCGCAGGATTTGCACACAGAGTTTCAATTTCCTCA agaggcagaatCTCAGTTGTCTTCAGATACTGACCTTGAGGATCCCGATGgcaaaaatgcaaagacaggaaAGGGCATG CAGGCTGCCAAGAAAGGGAAGAAGGCGCTTGGAGACAAGGCCAAAGGTGGGGGAGCAGGGAGGGCCCCCAGTGTTGGCAGGGTGAATGGCCACCATCAGGAGAACGGGATGGAGAATATGACCCTGTTTGAGGTGGTTAAAATGGGGAAGAGTGCCACACAG tCTGTTGTTGATGACTGGATCGAGGCATACAAACATGACAGGGACACGGCGCTCTTGGACCTAATCAACTTCTTCATTCAGTGCTCTGGCTGCAGAG GTGCTGTGAGTGGAGAGATGTTCAGACATATGCAGAACTCCGAAATCATCCGGAAAATGACAGAGGAGTTTGATGAG GACAGCGGTGACTATCCATTAACCCTGTCAGGACCACAGTGGAAGAAGTTCAGGATAAGCTTCTGTGACTTCATTGCGGTTCTTGTGCGTCAGTGTCAGTACAGCATCATCTACGACGAGTATATGATGGACACAATAATCTCACTGCTCACCGGCCTGTCCGACTCACAGGTCAGGGCGTTTAGACATACAAGCACACTAGCAG CCATGAAGTTGATGACAGCCTTGGTGAACGTTGCTCTCAACCTGAGCATCAATATGGACAACACGCAGAGACAGTACGAGGCGGAGAGGAACAAGGTCGTTGCAAAACGGGCCAATGATAGGCTTGAGCTCCTGTTACAGAAGCGTAAAGAG CTTCAAGAGAATCAAGATGAAATTGAGAACATGATGAATGCGATTTTCAAAGGAGTGTTTGTTCACAGATATCG TGATTCCATCCCAGAAATTCGAGCTATTTGTATCGAGGAGATTGGAGTGTGGATGAAGCTGTACAGTGACGCCTTCCTCAATGACAGTTACCTGAAGTATGTTGGCTGGACAATGCATGACAAG CAAGGTGAGGTGCGACTGAAGTGCCTGACTGCCCTACAAGGCTTGTTCTACAGCAGAGAGCTTGGCGCCCGACTAGAGCTCTTCACAAGTCGCTTCAAG GACCGCATTGTGTCTATGACTCTGGACAAGGAGTATGATGTTGCAGTACAAGCCATTAAACTTCTGACACTTGTCTTGCA GAGTAGTGACGAGGTTCTGACAGCAGAGGACTGTGAGAGTGTGTATCATCTGGTTTACTCAGCACATCGACCCATCGCTGTCTCAGCAGGAGAATTCCTGTTCAAGAA GCTCTTTAGCCATCGAGGTCCTGAGGAGGAGGGACTACCCCGGAGGGGCAGGCAGAGCCTCAATGGCAGCCTTATCAAGACtactgtcttcttcttcttggaaAGCGAG ctgcatgaACATGGGGCCTACTTGGTGGATAGCTTGTGGGAGTGCGGgtcagagctgctgaaggactggGAGACCATGATCAGCCTGTTGCTGGATGAGCCCATGCCCGGAGAGGAGG CCCTGACTGATCGCCAGGAGACGGCTCTGGTTGAGATCATGCTCTGTGCCATTCGGCAGGCTTGTGAATGCCACCCTCCAGTAGGCAGAGGCACAGGGAAGAGG GTCCTGACTGCaaaggagaagaaaacacagctggacGATCGGACGAGGGTCACAGAGATGTTTGCAGTTGCATTGCCTCTGTTATTGGCAAAG TACTGCGTTGATATTGACAAGGTGACCAATTTGTTACAAATACCAAAGTACTTTGATCTTGACATCTACACAACTGGCCGGTTAGAAAAG CATTTGGACGCCTTGTTGCGGCAAATCTGGGAGGTCCAGGataagcacacagacacagaggtcCTGGAGGCCTGCTCCACCACCTACCACTTTCTCTGCAACGAAGAGTTCACCATCTACAACCGCGTGGACATCGCCCGCTCCCAGCTTCTCGATGAGCTGGTAGACAAGTTCAACAGACTCCTGGAGGACTTCCTGCAAGAG GGTGAAGAACCAGATGAGGATGATGCCTACCAGGTTCTATCTACACTGAAGAAGATCAGCGCTTTCCACAA TGCACATGACCTCTCTAAGTGGGACCTCTTCACCAGCAACTACAGGCTACTCAACACAGGTCTACAGAACGGGGATATGCCTGAACAG ATTGTGATTCACGCAATGCAGTGCACACATTACATCATCCTGTGGCATCTAGCGAAGGTTTCAGACAGCAGTTCATTAAAg GGTGACATGATGACCTTGAGAAAGCAAATGAGAGCTTTCTGCCTCATGTGTCAGCGTTACCTAAACAGCATCAACAACGCAGTTAAAGAACAG GCCTTCACCATACTATGTGATCTGCTACTGATCTTCAGTCACCAAATTATGTCTTCAGGCCGGGAACAACTGGAGCCTCTGGTCTATATGCCAGACTCTTCTTTGCAGGCAGATCTGCTCAACTTCATTCTGGATCAAGTGTTCATTGATCAGGACGATGACAACAACAGCACAG ACGGACAGCAAGATGAGGAAGCCAGTAAAATTGAGGCTCTGCACAAGCGGAGAAACCTTCTAGCTGCCTATTGTAAATTAATCGTTTACAATGTTGTGGAAATGAACACCGGGGCAGATATATTTAAACAGTACATGAGG TATTACAATGACTATGGAGATATCATCAAGGAAACAATGAGCAAAACAAGACAGATCGACAAAATCCAATGTGCAAAGACACTTGTGCTGAGCCTGCAAATG TTATTCAATGAGATGTTGTCTGAACTTGGCTGTAACGTCGACCGCTCAACATCAGCCTTCTGTGGCATAAAAGAGCTCGCCCGACGCTTCTCACTGACATTTGGCTTGGATCAGATGAAGACCAGGGAGGCCATTGCCATGTTACATAA GGATGGTATTGAGTTTGCATTTAAGGAACCTAGTCCCCAAGGACAGGGGAGTCCACCTCTCAATCTAGCCTTTTTGGATATCCTGAGCGAGTTCTCCAGCAAACTGATTCGACAGGATAAGAGAACAGT TCACATGTACCTGGAGCGATTCATGACGATTCAGATGGCCCTGCAGCGAGAGGACTGCTGGCTGCCGCTCATCTCATACAGGAACTCCTTGCAGGCTGGCGGGGATGATGACACCATGTCTGTCATCAGTGGGATCAGCAGTCGAGGCTCCTCCAGGAGTAAGAAGCCCAAGCCAGCCACTGCTAGCAAAAGGAAATTGCCTGAAG CAGAAgagaacagctgcagcagcagtgatgcagtTTGGATGAACCGTGAGCAGAACGTGCAGACGCCAGTGATGATGCATTCGCCCCACCTCACCTCTACTGTTCTGAGGGATCCAAAGAAGATGAGGCCAGAGGACAGCTACACAGCCGCATACACCATGCCAGCAGAGCAGCATCCCCATCAGCCTGTGCctccccagcagcagcagcagcagccacaccATCACCACCAGGCTGCCATTGACTACAA TACCCAGGTAACTTGGATGTTGACacagaggcaacaagcagaggCCCGTCAGCAGCAAGAGCGGGTTAGCATGCACTATGCCAAGATGAGGAACCACATGCAGCAAGCAAT TCGTCGAGGCTCAGGACTCATGGAGGACGATGAGGAGCCAATAGTGGAggatgtgatgatgtcatcagaggaCCGCTTGGAGGACATCAATGAGGGCATGGATTTTGACACAATGGACATCGATTTG CCGGCATCAAAGAATCGCAGAGAAAGAACCGAACTAAAGCCAGACTACTTTGATCCATCTTCCATCATGGATGATTCG GTTCTCAATGTTCCCATGTTCTAA